The Shewanella japonica genome has a window encoding:
- a CDS encoding DUF748 domain-containing protein has translation MSKYSLSKTKRSSRTMMSLLTKMKLAYSNRPRYQKAAITISFIYLLFILTLGLLVPFIASKQLPKILEEQLGRQVSLEDIKINPFTFETSLHGFSIAEKDSTTDFISIETLSVDFLFWQSLLNLNVTLDYLTIEGSQWAVTRLNTPSNQFNFSDILDTLAANNNSSEPTESDNQATPIALHLNRFELNKARVNFDDKVTQSSLTYPNITINGQLIRTDALLANSVDANKISLSITDDKKGVLALNTQFQLSPILANGQVTLTQITLPQYWSFIDSMFDVSLTSANLNVSTDFAISEPVAAQLEANVDSSELPVNIELTNTDIALDNIVTKDTERNVATISLLALEGLSASSKDKLIDIPLLTTNNADFWLTVAPKRINLVELFTPKQQQAINTQSKDNAPDNQATANNLKSHDNNNSAQQWLVTLHQFKLNDYQFELTESVANKTSNFWKMSNINLSTGVIKSDFSAPIDYQLDLSINDQSQFASQGQIDANLMSIEADIDYQNMDLTKLQPYIAPFMNITLEDGLFNTKGHVSANNQQKLIFKGQASVLDLKIKDNVLKQPLLNWDAMKINQLTFDNLARSLLIDEIQFNQLFSRLVIAEDRSTNIADLIVQPASKEVEDIDQSDTASKEAPIDVELSSTGSTEPAFAISINRIGLKESSAFFADNSLTPNFASGIEQLTGEITQISTNPQTRASVNLEGKIDKYAPVTLKGDVNPLLANPYLDLNLAFNKVELTSINPYSGTYAGYYIDKGQLSLALNYKLENNQLVGSNHLVVDQLQLGKPSNSSLATSLPITLAIALLQDRHGVIDLGVNVDGDLDSPSFSFGSIIMTAITNVITKTITAPFSLLAGLVDSDEEMDKVSFEYGQAIIDANQQSTLSKLATALNDRPLLMLNIKGSVDLVNDQQALQQQQLHSKLAALAKLDISELPANLSASQFPTQGELVTALMNLYQNETQQDPQLIKQQIQAETPEITAEELARRWHIALYNLTLNQQNVSESALGQLAQQRAKAVKTYLVEQALIDPSRVFILESRVHMEESEAQAILTLDAN, from the coding sequence ATGTCAAAATATTCACTGTCTAAAACCAAAAGAAGCAGTCGTACTATGATGTCGTTGTTGACTAAAATGAAGCTCGCCTATTCAAATCGCCCTCGTTACCAAAAAGCTGCGATAACAATTTCATTTATTTACTTATTATTTATTTTGACTTTAGGCTTACTGGTTCCGTTTATTGCCTCAAAACAGCTTCCAAAAATTCTTGAGGAACAACTTGGCAGACAAGTAAGCCTTGAAGATATTAAAATCAACCCATTTACTTTTGAAACCAGCTTACATGGTTTTTCTATCGCGGAGAAAGACAGTACAACTGACTTCATTTCTATCGAAACGCTATCGGTTGATTTTCTCTTTTGGCAGTCGTTACTTAATCTTAACGTTACATTAGATTATCTCACTATTGAAGGAAGCCAGTGGGCAGTCACCCGCCTAAATACCCCTTCAAATCAATTTAACTTTTCCGATATTCTCGATACTTTAGCGGCTAATAACAACAGTTCGGAACCAACAGAAAGCGACAATCAAGCAACGCCGATAGCACTTCACCTTAACCGATTTGAGTTAAACAAAGCGCGTGTTAACTTTGACGATAAGGTAACACAATCAAGCCTTACCTACCCTAATATCACAATTAACGGTCAATTGATTAGAACCGATGCCTTACTGGCTAATTCAGTCGATGCAAATAAAATTAGCCTGTCTATCACTGATGATAAAAAAGGCGTTTTAGCGTTAAACACTCAATTTCAATTGTCGCCTATATTAGCCAATGGTCAGGTTACATTGACTCAAATTACTTTGCCGCAATATTGGTCATTCATTGACAGTATGTTTGATGTGTCATTAACGTCAGCAAACTTGAATGTTTCAACTGATTTTGCCATTTCTGAACCAGTGGCCGCTCAACTTGAGGCAAATGTCGACTCATCAGAATTACCCGTTAATATTGAGCTCACTAATACTGATATTGCACTTGATAATATCGTCACAAAAGATACTGAACGTAATGTCGCAACCATAAGTTTATTAGCATTAGAAGGTCTTAGTGCTTCTTCTAAAGACAAACTCATCGATATCCCATTATTAACAACCAACAATGCTGACTTTTGGTTAACGGTTGCGCCTAAACGAATAAACTTAGTTGAGTTGTTCACTCCTAAACAGCAGCAAGCAATTAATACACAAAGTAAAGATAACGCACCGGATAACCAAGCTACGGCCAATAATCTCAAGAGCCATGACAATAACAACAGCGCGCAACAATGGCTGGTCACGCTGCATCAATTCAAACTTAATGATTACCAGTTTGAACTCACAGAAAGTGTGGCAAACAAAACGAGTAATTTCTGGAAGATGTCCAATATCAATTTATCAACAGGTGTTATCAAATCAGATTTCTCTGCTCCGATTGACTATCAACTTGATTTATCGATTAACGACCAAAGCCAATTCGCCTCACAAGGCCAGATCGATGCGAACTTGATGAGCATTGAAGCTGATATTGATTACCAGAATATGGATCTCACCAAGCTACAACCTTACATTGCTCCTTTTATGAATATCACCTTAGAGGATGGTTTATTTAATACAAAGGGCCACGTAAGTGCCAACAATCAGCAAAAGCTCATTTTTAAAGGGCAAGCATCGGTATTAGATTTAAAAATAAAAGATAACGTATTAAAGCAGCCCTTACTCAACTGGGATGCAATGAAGATTAACCAGCTTACATTCGATAATTTAGCAAGATCATTATTAATCGATGAAATCCAATTTAACCAGTTATTTAGTCGCTTAGTCATTGCTGAAGACAGAAGTACTAATATTGCAGACTTAATCGTACAGCCAGCCAGTAAGGAGGTTGAAGATATTGACCAGTCAGACACGGCGTCAAAAGAAGCGCCTATTGATGTCGAACTCAGTTCAACAGGCTCAACTGAGCCAGCTTTCGCTATTAGCATTAACCGTATCGGATTAAAAGAGAGCTCTGCTTTCTTTGCGGATAACTCACTTACACCTAATTTTGCTTCAGGTATTGAGCAGCTAACAGGCGAAATCACCCAAATTTCAACCAATCCACAAACAAGAGCATCAGTGAATCTTGAAGGTAAAATTGATAAGTATGCGCCTGTCACTTTAAAAGGGGATGTTAACCCGTTACTTGCTAACCCATATCTAGATCTTAATCTTGCTTTTAACAAAGTAGAATTAACCTCAATCAATCCTTATTCAGGAACCTATGCTGGATACTATATTGATAAAGGCCAACTCTCATTGGCTCTTAACTACAAGCTTGAAAACAATCAATTAGTGGGTAGCAATCATTTAGTTGTTGATCAGTTACAACTAGGTAAGCCAAGTAATAGTTCACTCGCGACCTCACTGCCAATCACCCTTGCTATTGCTTTATTACAAGACAGGCATGGGGTGATTGATTTAGGTGTCAATGTAGATGGCGACTTGGATTCTCCAAGCTTTAGTTTTGGCAGCATCATCATGACAGCCATTACCAATGTGATAACTAAAACGATTACTGCGCCATTTTCGTTACTTGCAGGTCTTGTTGATAGTGATGAAGAAATGGATAAAGTGAGTTTTGAATATGGTCAAGCCATCATTGATGCCAATCAACAATCGACGCTTAGTAAACTAGCAACTGCACTGAATGACCGTCCATTATTGATGCTAAACATTAAAGGTAGCGTTGATTTAGTTAACGACCAACAAGCGCTGCAGCAGCAACAACTGCACAGTAAACTAGCTGCACTCGCCAAGCTCGATATAAGTGAACTGCCAGCCAATTTATCTGCGAGTCAATTTCCAACTCAAGGTGAGTTAGTGACAGCATTAATGAACCTATATCAAAATGAAACTCAACAAGATCCACAACTCATCAAACAACAAATACAAGCTGAAACACCAGAAATTACAGCAGAAGAACTAGCAAGAAGATGGCATATCGCGCTGTATAACTTAACGCTAAATCAACAAAACGTTAGTGAATCTGCACTGGGTCAACTTGCCCAGCAACGTGCTAAAGCGGTTAAAACCTACTTGGTTGAGCAAGCACTGATTGACCCAAGTAGAGTGTTCATTCTTGAAAGCCGGGTGCATATGGAAGAATCAGAAGCACAGGCAATACTTACTTTAGATGCTAATTAA
- a CDS encoding glutathione S-transferase N-terminal domain-containing protein, whose protein sequence is MFVIRWILGRIILLANFIFPGKKRQRPVAEQAKIDEQTNGLALYQYAACPFCVKVRRAIRRQGLEIAIVDAKQDANKQQLIEQGGQLKVPCLKIDKDGKTQWMYESNDIIAYLEKQYA, encoded by the coding sequence ATGTTTGTTATTCGTTGGATCCTCGGTCGTATTATCTTATTAGCTAACTTTATATTTCCAGGTAAAAAACGTCAGCGCCCAGTTGCAGAGCAAGCAAAAATCGATGAGCAAACAAATGGTTTAGCCCTTTACCAATACGCGGCATGTCCATTTTGCGTCAAAGTACGCCGTGCGATTCGCAGACAAGGTTTAGAAATAGCTATTGTCGATGCCAAACAAGATGCCAATAAGCAGCAGCTCATTGAGCAAGGTGGCCAACTAAAAGTACCTTGCTTAAAAATAGACAAAGATGGAAAAACTCAGTGGATGTATGAATCCAATGACATTATTGCTTACCTAGAAAAGCAATACGCATAG
- a CDS encoding DUF2986 domain-containing protein, with amino-acid sequence MSHSYSCELDSKVPPAPLSELASPMNRKQQMIKKTAKRAKAKQNKIVKDNPQKNPKVGYISKAVRAQMELEEQQKLAEAAQAEASPEQAQAEEE; translated from the coding sequence ATGAGCCACTCTTATAGTTGTGAGTTAGACAGTAAAGTGCCACCGGCACCATTAAGCGAGTTAGCAAGTCCCATGAACAGAAAACAGCAAATGATCAAAAAGACCGCTAAGCGGGCTAAAGCGAAGCAAAATAAAATCGTTAAAGATAACCCACAAAAAAATCCAAAAGTGGGGTATATCTCGAAAGCCGTTCGCGCTCAAATGGAATTAGAAGAGCAGCAGAAATTAGCTGAAGCGGCACAAGCTGAAGCCTCGCCTGAACAAGCCCAAGCTGAAGAAGAGTAA
- a CDS encoding MATE family efflux transporter has product MTEAKFVQGSILKHILVMSSTAAVGISALFVVDLLDIFFLSLLGEVELAAAVGYAGAISFFTTSIGIGLSIALGALVSRAVGAKNMVLAKRMLLNSAVVSLITSVFVAITVFIFIPELLALVGATGETAVLAESYLRILVPSLPFICLAMALGGALRAIGDAKLSMMSTLAGGGVNLVLDPIFIFALSMGIEGAAVASVFARIAVFVISARGIVVKHKMLGKFNRQHFVEDIRTIFAIALPAMLTNVATPIGNAVVTKAIADFGDSYVAGWAVLGRLIPVCFGVIFALSGAVGPIIGQNYGALEFGRVRESLTKAIQFCVVFVLGVSIILFVLKHQIVSAFDMQGEAEELILFFCNYIAIFFIFNGILFVANASFNNLGKAKYSTFFNVGKATIGTIPFVYFGAQIGGVYGVLIGQAVGSILFGIGGVWVGYRLIDKITNKEHEQKLHQQAQQTEDSEIELEMSPSSSPQSSSYVHLAQLNEEPFCEEIIRDGDLDNPLSSKDK; this is encoded by the coding sequence ATGACCGAAGCTAAGTTTGTTCAAGGGTCGATTTTAAAGCACATTTTAGTCATGAGCTCAACGGCGGCAGTGGGAATTTCAGCGCTGTTTGTGGTCGATTTATTAGATATCTTTTTCTTAAGTTTATTGGGCGAAGTGGAGTTAGCTGCTGCGGTTGGCTATGCTGGCGCTATTTCATTTTTTACGACATCAATCGGCATAGGGTTGTCGATAGCACTGGGTGCACTGGTATCGAGAGCCGTTGGTGCTAAGAACATGGTTCTGGCTAAAAGGATGCTATTAAACAGTGCCGTTGTCTCGTTAATCACCAGTGTATTTGTTGCCATTACTGTATTTATTTTTATTCCTGAGTTACTTGCATTGGTAGGAGCTACTGGCGAAACCGCTGTACTTGCTGAGAGTTATCTTCGCATTTTAGTTCCTTCTTTACCTTTTATTTGTTTAGCGATGGCGCTTGGTGGGGCACTAAGAGCGATCGGTGATGCCAAGCTCTCTATGATGTCTACACTTGCAGGTGGTGGGGTTAACTTAGTCCTTGATCCAATTTTTATCTTTGCATTAAGTATGGGAATTGAAGGGGCAGCTGTAGCGTCAGTATTTGCTCGTATTGCGGTATTTGTTATTTCTGCTCGCGGCATTGTAGTTAAACATAAAATGTTGGGTAAATTTAATCGCCAACATTTTGTGGAAGATATTCGAACTATTTTTGCCATTGCGTTACCTGCAATGCTAACCAATGTGGCGACACCGATAGGTAATGCGGTAGTAACTAAAGCCATTGCAGACTTCGGTGATAGTTATGTAGCTGGTTGGGCAGTGTTAGGGCGATTAATTCCTGTGTGTTTTGGGGTGATTTTTGCTCTTAGTGGCGCAGTGGGGCCAATTATCGGCCAAAACTATGGCGCACTTGAGTTTGGCCGAGTTAGAGAAAGCTTAACAAAAGCCATTCAATTTTGTGTGGTATTTGTATTAGGTGTGTCGATTATTTTATTTGTCCTTAAACATCAAATTGTGTCGGCATTTGATATGCAAGGAGAGGCTGAGGAACTGATTTTATTCTTTTGTAATTATATCGCTATCTTCTTTATATTTAATGGCATTTTATTTGTTGCTAATGCTTCATTTAACAATTTGGGCAAAGCGAAATACTCAACTTTCTTTAATGTAGGTAAAGCTACTATAGGTACAATTCCATTTGTGTATTTTGGCGCCCAAATTGGTGGGGTGTATGGCGTACTTATTGGACAGGCGGTTGGCTCTATTTTATTTGGTATCGGTGGGGTTTGGGTTGGTTATCGACTCATTGATAAAATTACCAATAAAGAGCATGAACAAAAACTGCATCAACAAGCCCAACAAACCGAAGACAGTGAAATAGAACTGGAAATGAGTCCTAGCTCTTCACCGCAATCGTCATCTTATGTGCATTTAGCCCAGTTAAATGAAGAGCCTTTTTGTGAAGAGATTATTCGAGATGGTGATTTAGACAACCCTTTATCATCAAAAGATAAGTAA
- a CDS encoding ion transporter, which yields MTSEEKQDTPLKRHIRSVIFGTETKLGRWFDIGLIICILFSVLLIILDTIDSYHQQYGQAIYYAEWAFTWLFTIEYLLRLYGSINRWAYMRSFYGIVDLLSILPSFLALIFPGANVSLAFRILRLFRVFRVLKLLRYLSEGNLLLKAMIQSRRKVFIFFFSVSLIIMALSVVMYVVEGPGNGFTSIPKSMYWTIVTITTVGYGDITPQTNLGQAIASLTMLIGYSIIAIPTGILTAEISHEMVAERDLRKCSNCGTRGHNLQALFCHHCGSELEQHQSEGKS from the coding sequence ATGACGTCAGAAGAAAAGCAAGACACGCCATTAAAACGGCATATACGTTCTGTCATTTTTGGCACGGAAACTAAGCTAGGTCGATGGTTTGATATCGGACTCATCATTTGTATTTTATTCAGTGTATTACTGATAATTTTAGATACCATCGACAGTTATCATCAACAATATGGCCAAGCAATTTACTATGCTGAATGGGCGTTTACTTGGCTATTTACGATTGAATACTTGTTGCGGCTTTATGGCTCAATCAACCGCTGGGCTTATATGCGTAGTTTTTACGGTATTGTCGACTTACTGTCGATTTTACCGAGTTTTTTAGCATTGATATTCCCAGGGGCAAACGTCTCATTAGCGTTCAGGATATTAAGGCTATTTAGGGTATTTAGAGTATTAAAATTATTGCGCTACCTCAGTGAAGGAAACTTGCTGCTAAAAGCGATGATTCAGTCTCGCAGGAAAGTGTTTATTTTCTTCTTTTCAGTGAGCTTGATCATAATGGCATTAAGCGTCGTAATGTATGTGGTTGAAGGACCTGGAAATGGGTTTACTTCAATTCCAAAATCGATGTATTGGACCATAGTGACTATCACAACAGTTGGTTATGGCGATATCACGCCACAGACTAATTTAGGTCAGGCGATTGCTTCACTTACCATGCTAATTGGTTATTCAATTATTGCGATTCCTACAGGAATATTAACCGCTGAAATATCACATGAAATGGTTGCTGAGCGAGATTTAAGAAAGTGCAGCAATTGTGGTACTCGTGGCCATAATTTACAGGCTTTATTTTGTCATCACTGTGGTAGTGAATTAGAGCAACATCAATCAGAAGGGAAATCATGA
- a CDS encoding L,D-transpeptidase family protein, producing the protein MYLVKYLFLLAIITPTFVNASVDQLIKAKVDLVVVNKSESSMSIYHQGQKLKTYRIAMGDTPQGHKLKEGDQRTPQGRYTLDYKKSDSAFYKSIHISYPNEEDRLRASALGVSPGGMIMIHGQNPNSPLTPEQAQQFNWTNGCIAVTNKEMDELWRVIEEGTPIEIWP; encoded by the coding sequence ATGTACTTGGTTAAATACCTCTTTTTGCTCGCCATTATCACGCCTACTTTCGTCAATGCTTCAGTCGATCAACTTATTAAAGCAAAAGTAGACCTCGTCGTGGTGAATAAATCTGAATCAAGTATGTCGATTTACCATCAGGGTCAAAAGCTAAAAACCTACCGCATTGCCATGGGCGATACCCCTCAAGGACATAAGCTTAAAGAAGGCGACCAACGAACGCCTCAAGGAAGATACACGTTAGATTATAAAAAATCTGATAGTGCTTTTTATAAATCTATCCATATCTCTTACCCAAATGAAGAAGATCGCCTGCGAGCAAGTGCCTTAGGGGTCAGTCCTGGTGGCATGATCATGATCCATGGCCAAAACCCCAACTCACCTTTAACACCTGAGCAAGCGCAACAGTTTAATTGGACCAACGGCTGTATTGCTGTAACGAATAAAGAGATGGACGAATTGTGGCGAGTTATCGAAGAAGGAACTCCCATTGAAATTTGGCCTTAG